From one Paenibacillus sp. FSL K6-1330 genomic stretch:
- a CDS encoding glycoside hydrolase yields MRILVFYDEHFPYEGERPSAESLDRLREWAVVTGAADVAERLTEGGWDALVHLHGPYFPKAAWAAIEAHLKAGGGLVHAGGVPFRRPIRELNGSWHAEREQLAYHQRMDIHDALAVDVSRVRELKASAEFPILHGREELFGIEPTWGLTLHPTKASDIPAEMGACGPMDAVISPLLIGMDRDRRERSAPVVMLEQHKGDYAGGRWILINQQLRASFWDTKGMDILKDLAEYAGTGVTELWLKPNYASYEPGEQMRLTIQLQTLSRTSAPAQTWHFDVSLIKEDDGETVWTGHEKSEAGMEQRDLQQLRLSVPVRLEAGLYRIVCEAESDSGERRTLTQAVWGVDRPLLLAGERLECGRDYFHRGGRTVPIVGMTYMTSDVARKFLHLPNVQRWDADMAEMKRAGINLIRTGIWTGYRMIMYADGHAAEDVMRAIDAFILTAKRHELEVTFTFFSFAPEAWEGVNPYLDPRSVEAQKRFVASIVGRHRGTTNVHWDLINEPSLFDPKRIFEGPVSIGDRFERQAWSEWLRERHRDDLALLQERWNMTPGELPSFDSAPAPRPDDKLFNSVLQPKKWGPWIDFTLFTMDMHNRWASELIGTIRRSDPRQLVTVGQDEGICSQRPSPSFYGPAVDYTTVHSWWQNDHLAWDGIFTKTPDKPNLIQETGIMHVQRPDGIAKRTEEELRSILERKYAYSFSTGGAGAVQWIWNINYFMDNANESNIGALRADGTQKPEADVSYDFGRFMKEAAGLFDDERQLEDIAVVYPYSNDFSSRKLAYEATTRAMRALTFGMNVHPRGIGEYQLEDLKRYPAKLIIVPSAHNFDDAAFDQLLDLAREGSTVLWTGPLRTDAYWGPATHRLQQEIGETVHANVLREETLELAGEHFAVSFGERKINALAVDRPAGRLDGTLAPITVILGAGRFIWCPLPVEMNERWEPIQALYAEAIRSAAVSPELEWLKGGELPGIYGRKLAFGHGSLYVFVSEHGASAEVEVRDPVTEAVYAFELERERTVMFMTDAGGQVRTVYRPEEVRIRKSQPS; encoded by the coding sequence ATGAGAATACTGGTTTTTTACGACGAACATTTTCCTTATGAAGGCGAACGCCCATCTGCCGAGTCACTGGATCGATTGCGGGAATGGGCGGTGGTCACAGGTGCCGCGGACGTGGCTGAGCGGCTGACGGAAGGCGGCTGGGACGCGCTGGTTCATCTGCACGGGCCGTACTTTCCAAAAGCGGCTTGGGCGGCCATCGAAGCCCACCTGAAGGCCGGCGGCGGTCTGGTTCATGCTGGTGGCGTGCCTTTCCGCAGGCCGATTCGAGAGCTGAACGGAAGCTGGCATGCCGAACGCGAGCAGCTGGCTTATCATCAGCGAATGGATATCCATGATGCGCTGGCGGTTGACGTATCGCGCGTCCGGGAGCTGAAGGCTTCTGCCGAATTTCCGATTCTGCACGGACGCGAGGAGCTGTTCGGCATCGAGCCGACCTGGGGCTTGACGCTGCATCCGACCAAAGCGAGCGACATCCCGGCCGAGATGGGGGCATGCGGTCCGATGGACGCCGTCATCTCGCCGCTGCTGATCGGCATGGACCGTGATCGACGAGAGCGGTCCGCTCCGGTCGTCATGCTGGAACAGCATAAGGGCGATTACGCGGGGGGCCGCTGGATTCTGATCAACCAGCAGCTGAGGGCATCGTTCTGGGATACGAAAGGGATGGACATCCTGAAGGATCTGGCCGAATACGCGGGAACAGGCGTGACAGAGCTGTGGCTGAAGCCGAACTATGCCTCTTACGAGCCGGGCGAGCAGATGCGGTTGACGATCCAACTGCAGACGCTATCCCGGACGTCCGCCCCGGCGCAGACCTGGCATTTTGATGTGAGTCTTATCAAGGAAGACGACGGCGAGACCGTCTGGACCGGACACGAGAAGTCGGAAGCCGGCATGGAACAGCGGGATCTGCAGCAGCTTCGCTTGTCCGTACCCGTACGGCTGGAAGCGGGCTTGTACCGGATCGTTTGCGAAGCCGAGTCCGATTCCGGGGAGCGCCGCACCCTGACCCAGGCGGTATGGGGCGTTGATCGTCCGCTGCTGCTGGCGGGAGAGCGGCTGGAATGCGGGCGCGATTACTTCCACCGCGGCGGGCGGACGGTTCCGATCGTTGGCATGACGTACATGACCTCCGACGTCGCACGCAAATTCCTCCATCTGCCGAACGTGCAGCGTTGGGATGCGGATATGGCGGAGATGAAGCGGGCAGGGATCAACCTGATCCGGACGGGCATATGGACGGGGTACCGGATGATCATGTACGCCGACGGTCATGCTGCCGAGGACGTTATGCGGGCGATCGATGCCTTTATCCTGACGGCCAAGCGGCATGAGCTGGAAGTGACGTTTACGTTCTTCTCGTTTGCTCCCGAAGCCTGGGAAGGCGTGAACCCGTACCTGGATCCGCGATCGGTGGAGGCGCAAAAGCGCTTTGTCGCCTCCATCGTGGGACGTCACAGGGGCACGACCAACGTGCATTGGGACCTGATCAATGAGCCTTCGCTGTTCGATCCGAAGCGAATCTTCGAGGGGCCGGTATCGATAGGGGACCGGTTCGAGCGGCAAGCTTGGTCCGAGTGGCTCCGGGAGCGCCACAGGGATGATCTCGCGCTGCTTCAGGAGCGCTGGAACATGACGCCTGGCGAGCTTCCGTCCTTCGACTCGGCGCCGGCGCCGAGACCGGACGACAAGCTGTTCAACAGCGTGCTGCAGCCGAAGAAGTGGGGACCGTGGATCGATTTCACGCTGTTCACCATGGACATGCATAATCGGTGGGCATCCGAGCTCATCGGCACCATTCGGCGCTCCGATCCCCGCCAACTGGTAACGGTCGGGCAGGATGAGGGCATCTGCTCCCAGCGCCCGTCGCCTTCGTTCTACGGGCCTGCCGTCGATTACACGACGGTCCACTCCTGGTGGCAGAACGATCACCTGGCTTGGGACGGCATATTTACGAAAACGCCGGACAAGCCGAATCTGATCCAGGAGACCGGCATCATGCACGTGCAGCGTCCGGACGGCATTGCCAAGCGGACGGAGGAAGAGCTTCGCAGCATCCTGGAGCGGAAGTACGCGTATTCGTTTTCGACCGGGGGCGCGGGTGCCGTGCAGTGGATTTGGAATATTAACTACTTCATGGACAATGCCAACGAATCCAACATCGGGGCGCTTCGGGCTGACGGAACGCAGAAGCCCGAGGCCGATGTGTCCTATGACTTCGGCCGCTTCATGAAGGAAGCAGCCGGCCTGTTCGACGATGAACGGCAGCTCGAGGACATCGCCGTCGTTTACCCGTATTCGAATGATTTTTCCAGCCGCAAGCTGGCATACGAAGCAACGACGAGGGCTATGCGCGCGTTGACGTTCGGCATGAACGTCCATCCGCGAGGCATCGGCGAATACCAGTTGGAGGACCTGAAGCGCTATCCGGCCAAGCTGATCATTGTGCCGAGCGCGCACAATTTCGACGATGCCGCGTTTGATCAGCTCCTCGACCTGGCAAGGGAAGGGAGCACGGTCCTGTGGACAGGCCCGCTGCGCACCGATGCGTATTGGGGGCCGGCGACGCACCGCCTGCAGCAGGAGATCGGCGAAACCGTCCATGCTAACGTTCTTCGGGAAGAAACGCTGGAACTGGCGGGAGAGCATTTCGCCGTTTCGTTCGGCGAACGGAAGATTAACGCGCTGGCGGTGGATCGCCCGGCGGGCCGGTTGGATGGGACGCTAGCGCCCATCACGGTTATCTTGGGCGCGGGACGGTTCATCTGGTGCCCGCTCCCGGTCGAGATGAACGAGCGCTGGGAGCCGATCCAAGCGTTGTACGCGGAAGCTATCCGCTCCGCAGCCGTTTCGCCTGAGCTGGAATGGCTGAAGGGAGGCGAGCTGCCCGGAATCTACGGCCGCAAGCTGGCATTCGGGCATGGAAGCTTGTACGTCTTCGTCTCCGAGCATGGGGCAAGCGCAGAAGTTGAGGTAAGGGATCCGGTAACCGAGGCGGTTTATGCCTTCGAATTGGAACGGGAGCGGACCGTGATGTTCATGACCGATGCCGGGGGACAAGTGCGGACCGTATACCGGCCGGAGGAGGTACGGATCCGGAAGAGCCAACCATCTTGA
- a CDS encoding alpha-L-fucosidase: MTKQTQAIREGWQWFTESRYGMFIHFGPYAQYGRGEQVLFREHLDQAEYAQKACEWNPEFFDAELWAHTARKAGMRYACLTTRHHDGYCLWDTATTDYSSAKQAPGRDLVREFTDAFRAQGLRVGLYYSWIDWRIPAYFDGPEKDPEGWETMKQYLHAQVEELVTKYGRIDHFFFDGVWPRTAEDLESIKLVERMKSIQPDILVNNRLGLSEEEKLHADGGGGSGDSEVLGDFGSPEHVIVPDQKRLWESSQVTTWRLWGYTNGERWRPADVLLDMLCECAEKGGTVGGNLLLNVGPQPDGQLPPAFVERALKIGEWLDVHGEAIYGSDGGNLTEFITYGRQTMKDNKLYLIIRFWDGRPVLRLADLVTPVSRVTLLTTRQELSFRQEGDVLWIEGLPRERPTELFPVIRIECEERPQTNQWGVNRLWTGDPSRIAEWARTRGTSVYVDGQPRTRKE; encoded by the coding sequence ATGACCAAGCAAACACAAGCCATCCGGGAAGGCTGGCAATGGTTTACGGAAAGCCGGTACGGCATGTTTATTCATTTCGGGCCTTATGCCCAATACGGGCGCGGCGAGCAGGTTCTGTTCCGGGAGCATTTGGACCAGGCCGAATACGCGCAGAAGGCCTGCGAGTGGAATCCGGAGTTCTTTGACGCCGAGCTGTGGGCGCACACCGCGCGCAAGGCGGGGATGAGATATGCCTGCTTAACAACGCGGCATCATGACGGATATTGCTTGTGGGATACGGCCACGACGGATTATTCCAGCGCGAAGCAGGCGCCCGGCCGGGATCTGGTGCGCGAATTTACCGATGCGTTCCGAGCCCAGGGGCTTCGGGTCGGCTTATATTACTCCTGGATCGATTGGCGGATCCCGGCTTACTTCGACGGACCGGAGAAGGATCCCGAGGGCTGGGAGACAATGAAGCAGTATTTGCATGCCCAAGTGGAAGAGCTGGTCACGAAATACGGGCGCATCGATCATTTCTTTTTTGACGGGGTCTGGCCGCGAACCGCGGAGGACCTGGAAAGCATCAAGCTGGTGGAACGGATGAAGTCGATTCAGCCGGACATCCTGGTCAACAACCGCCTTGGGTTGTCCGAGGAGGAGAAACTGCATGCGGACGGCGGCGGCGGCTCGGGCGATTCTGAGGTGCTGGGCGATTTCGGCTCGCCGGAGCATGTCATCGTTCCGGATCAGAAGCGGCTGTGGGAATCCAGCCAGGTAACAACGTGGCGGTTGTGGGGGTATACGAACGGCGAACGATGGCGTCCGGCCGACGTTCTGCTCGACATGCTGTGCGAGTGCGCGGAAAAAGGGGGGACCGTGGGGGGCAATCTTCTGCTTAACGTCGGACCGCAGCCCGACGGACAGCTTCCGCCGGCCTTCGTGGAGCGGGCACTGAAGATCGGGGAGTGGCTGGACGTTCACGGCGAGGCCATCTACGGCTCCGACGGCGGGAACCTCACGGAGTTCATCACCTATGGGCGGCAGACGATGAAAGACAACAAGCTGTATCTCATCATCCGCTTCTGGGATGGGAGGCCGGTGCTGAGGCTGGCGGACTTGGTGACGCCGGTATCACGGGTTACGCTGCTGACAACGAGGCAGGAGCTGTCGTTCCGACAGGAGGGCGACGTGCTGTGGATCGAAGGGCTGCCGCGGGAACGTCCGACCGAGCTGTTCCCGGTCATCCGCATCGAATGCGAGGAGCGGCCGCAGACGAATCAATGGGGAGTGAACCGCCTCTGGACCGGCGACCCTTCCCGGATCGCCGAGTGGGCTCGGACGCGCGGAACATCCGTATACGTCGACGGCCAGCCGCGGACGAGAAAGGAGTAA
- a CDS encoding DUF3502 domain-containing protein, translating to MKKRKALALWLAAIFMVSVIAGCSGGGDAGGQNESASGENGGGDKLPVRYLLPGSAPQDLETAVKAINEKLEADGLNLTYEPTYIAWDVWDQKTNLMMSTGEEFELIAIMHDTKGPTVLAGSGGIIPIDDLLDQYGSELKASMPDWIWESSKINGKITYVPNFWADTAYNDGMFTIRTDLLEKNGLKPPTSPGELLDAAETLQKNWPQDNKNVYIKMLEEPAYFLHTTYDTYPFTVADNMIYIDQQGNVKSWFETEEFKKDVLYMNEAYKRGLIMSDLLTTPTEVINQEELAGRYLYRPGDVGLSDAILQTFPDAKLDIYYLADQPKFRSYAIRNSNGISATSPHPEAGIQFLNWVYSSQENMDLVQSGVKDVHWKDTGKNTKDYLAKNENGSPAYELPYWLLGHVEMNRYPTNTDPARLERRTTVADDAVNSITIGFTFDPTNVASQYANCIAELKTSVYPVMHGVVKYEDAYDKMLAAMKSAGLDEVVDEYKRQFDEWRAGQS from the coding sequence ATGAAAAAAAGGAAAGCGCTAGCATTATGGCTAGCCGCGATATTTATGGTATCCGTAATCGCAGGCTGCTCCGGCGGGGGTGATGCCGGCGGCCAGAACGAATCGGCGAGCGGCGAGAACGGCGGAGGGGACAAGCTGCCGGTCCGGTATCTGCTTCCGGGCTCCGCGCCGCAGGATTTGGAAACGGCGGTTAAAGCGATCAACGAGAAGCTGGAGGCCGACGGTCTGAACCTCACGTATGAACCGACTTACATCGCGTGGGACGTATGGGATCAGAAGACCAACCTCATGATGTCGACGGGCGAGGAGTTCGAGCTGATTGCCATCATGCACGATACAAAAGGACCGACGGTGCTTGCCGGCAGCGGCGGAATCATTCCGATCGACGATCTGCTGGATCAGTATGGCAGCGAGCTGAAAGCTTCCATGCCGGACTGGATCTGGGAGTCGTCGAAAATCAACGGCAAGATCACGTACGTGCCGAATTTCTGGGCGGATACCGCTTATAACGATGGCATGTTCACGATCCGCACCGATCTGCTCGAGAAAAACGGTCTGAAGCCACCGACATCACCGGGGGAGCTGCTGGATGCGGCGGAGACGCTGCAGAAGAACTGGCCGCAGGACAACAAGAACGTGTATATCAAGATGCTCGAGGAGCCAGCCTACTTCCTGCATACAACCTACGACACCTATCCGTTTACCGTTGCCGACAACATGATTTACATCGATCAGCAGGGGAACGTGAAGTCCTGGTTTGAAACCGAGGAGTTCAAAAAAGACGTGTTGTACATGAACGAGGCATACAAGCGCGGGCTGATCATGAGTGATCTGCTTACGACACCGACGGAGGTCATCAATCAGGAGGAGCTTGCCGGGCGTTATCTGTATCGACCGGGCGACGTCGGTTTGAGCGACGCCATTCTTCAAACATTCCCGGACGCGAAGCTGGATATTTACTATTTGGCGGACCAGCCGAAATTCAGATCCTACGCGATCCGGAATTCCAACGGGATCTCGGCCACGTCTCCGCATCCGGAGGCCGGCATTCAATTTTTGAATTGGGTGTACAGCAGTCAGGAGAACATGGATCTCGTACAGAGTGGCGTGAAGGACGTCCATTGGAAGGATACCGGTAAGAATACGAAGGATTATCTGGCCAAGAACGAGAACGGTTCCCCGGCTTATGAGCTTCCGTACTGGCTGCTCGGCCACGTCGAGATGAACCGTTACCCGACGAATACAGATCCTGCGCGGCTGGAGCGCCGTACGACAGTTGCGGACGATGCCGTGAACAGCATCACGATCGGCTTCACCTTCGATCCGACAAACGTCGCTTCCCAGTACGCGAATTGCATCGCAGAGCTGAAGACCAGCGTCTATCCGGTCATGCATGGGGTCGTTAAGTACGAGGACGCCTACGATAAAATGCTGGCCGCGATGAAGTCCGCCGGTCTCGATGAAGTCGTGGATGAATATAAACGGCAATTCGATGAGTGGAGAGCCGGTCAGTCGTAA
- a CDS encoding helix-turn-helix domain-containing protein translates to MIRQRLFRYAVYRNMFLSFVLLTAAMIALVTVVLYMMFSWSTAKEVGKISESMLKQNSAVSSVIRDQVYNVGNLLLSDKEIVNALLDKEADPVKQYGVFGTLNRVQSTYPFIHSIGIYNGSNNTYLNTKGITKEQEKALLEEINSKNTSYFHLFPRKISSATSANRSEDVLTFVLLPSYYSPLSSKGAIVINMSTDTIQDLIGGYRNEAVDSLHVIDDKGTIITHSDRSRFMEDVSQESYVQSILGTETESGYFTRSIDGRKSLVTYVKSRDMNWTFISVSQYQNLLFNMQALRTSALVLALACFVVSMFLSIWLTHHAYNPIRHLLEKMSAIPKMKENRRQINEFAILDTTYAEMTEKMKSMESEASVARQAHVLQLLKGGDETAFRRLAREGKGPYFLAAVLLLDSFDGSPGGEDEELQSYTCAAVAQAAQQMLEPEGASVATVGDGTIAIILPMKQSRLPLHVLGMLEELQGEMLRTLRVSVTVGIGTAAQTYEELRESFDCAQSCFQQRFFAGKGRMFHGDPVIAAESEHTEAQYPDKREKRIIEAIKLQQRDKLEKEIDQWIKEIRDYNYHEVMFFINQFIGGLYKQLNVHTVKNRESADLFLDFTRRITRFQTLQETADALKDLALRLCSLSEESGAVRHAEVVDFIQMYVRKHYARPDMSLEQVAGEVKLSRSYVGKLFKAHCELSFNDYLNAVRLEKARELLASTEESVQSISEQVGILNTTYFYTLFKKHYQISPAQFRSQHAIETKKAQ, encoded by the coding sequence ATGATCCGGCAGCGATTATTCCGTTATGCAGTGTATCGAAATATGTTTCTCAGCTTTGTTTTGCTCACGGCAGCGATGATTGCCCTCGTAACCGTCGTCCTGTACATGATGTTCTCCTGGAGCACCGCGAAGGAGGTAGGGAAAATATCCGAGTCGATGCTGAAGCAGAACAGCGCTGTATCCAGCGTCATCCGCGACCAGGTGTATAACGTGGGCAACCTTTTGCTCAGCGACAAGGAGATCGTGAATGCCCTTTTGGACAAAGAGGCCGATCCGGTGAAACAGTATGGCGTGTTCGGCACCCTTAACCGAGTTCAGTCCACCTATCCGTTCATCCATTCAATCGGGATCTATAACGGCTCGAATAACACGTATCTGAATACGAAGGGGATTACCAAGGAGCAGGAGAAGGCGCTGCTGGAGGAGATCAACAGCAAGAATACATCTTATTTTCACCTGTTTCCGCGCAAGATTTCTTCCGCCACTTCGGCGAACCGGAGCGAAGATGTCCTTACTTTCGTCCTCCTTCCGAGCTATTATTCGCCGTTAAGCTCCAAGGGCGCGATCGTGATCAATATGAGCACCGACACCATCCAGGATCTGATCGGAGGCTACCGCAACGAAGCGGTGGATTCGCTGCACGTCATTGACGACAAGGGGACCATCATCACCCATTCGGATCGGTCCCGGTTCATGGAGGATGTATCGCAGGAATCCTATGTCCAGTCCATTCTGGGAACGGAGACGGAAAGCGGTTACTTCACCCGCTCTATCGACGGCCGCAAAAGCCTCGTTACCTACGTCAAATCCAGGGATATGAACTGGACGTTTATCAGCGTAAGCCAATATCAAAATCTGCTGTTCAACATGCAGGCCCTCCGGACGTCGGCGCTGGTTCTCGCTTTGGCATGCTTCGTCGTCAGCATGTTCTTGTCGATCTGGCTGACGCATCATGCGTACAACCCGATCCGCCACCTGCTGGAGAAAATGAGCGCCATACCGAAAATGAAGGAAAACCGGCGGCAAATCAACGAATTTGCCATATTGGATACAACCTATGCCGAAATGACGGAGAAAATGAAGTCGATGGAGTCCGAGGCTTCCGTCGCCAGGCAGGCGCACGTGCTGCAGCTGCTGAAAGGCGGCGACGAGACGGCATTCCGCCGTTTGGCCCGGGAAGGCAAGGGGCCCTATTTCTTGGCGGCTGTCCTTTTGCTCGACAGCTTTGACGGCTCGCCCGGGGGCGAGGACGAGGAGCTGCAGTCCTATACCTGCGCAGCCGTCGCCCAGGCGGCCCAGCAGATGCTGGAACCGGAGGGAGCGAGCGTGGCAACGGTGGGGGACGGGACCATTGCGATCATTCTCCCCATGAAGCAGAGCCGGCTTCCGCTCCATGTATTGGGCATGCTGGAGGAGCTGCAGGGCGAGATGCTCCGCACGCTCCGCGTGTCCGTCACCGTCGGCATCGGAACTGCCGCGCAGACGTACGAGGAGCTGCGCGAATCGTTCGATTGCGCGCAGTCCTGCTTCCAGCAGCGCTTCTTCGCAGGCAAGGGCAGGATGTTCCATGGCGATCCGGTCATCGCCGCGGAGTCGGAGCATACCGAGGCGCAGTATCCGGACAAGCGGGAGAAGCGCATCATCGAGGCCATCAAGCTGCAGCAGCGGGATAAATTAGAGAAGGAAATCGATCAGTGGATTAAGGAAATTCGCGATTACAACTATCATGAAGTCATGTTTTTCATCAACCAGTTCATCGGGGGCCTGTACAAGCAGCTCAATGTCCATACGGTGAAAAATCGGGAAAGCGCGGATCTCTTCCTTGACTTTACCCGGCGGATTACCCGTTTTCAGACGCTGCAGGAAACCGCGGATGCCCTGAAGGATCTTGCCCTTAGGCTCTGCAGCCTGTCCGAGGAATCGGGAGCGGTCCGGCATGCGGAGGTGGTTGATTTTATCCAGATGTACGTACGCAAGCATTATGCAAGGCCGGATATGTCGCTCGAGCAGGTCGCGGGCGAGGTGAAGCTGTCCCGCAGCTATGTCGGCAAGCTCTTCAAGGCGCATTGCGAGCTGTCGTTCAACGATTACCTGAATGCCGTTCGACTGGAAAAGGCCCGAGAGCTCCTCGCAAGCACCGAGGAGTCGGTTCAATCGATCAGCGAGCAGGTGGGCATTCTGAATACGACCTATTTTTATACGCTGTTTAAAAAGCACTACCAGATCTCCCCGGCACAGTTCCGAAGCCAGCATGCGATCGAGACGAAAAAAGCGCAGTGA
- a CDS encoding ABC transporter permease subunit: protein MKKSRSGFLREIRSNGSAYLLVVPAAIYTLVFGYFTLPYMLIAFQKFNFKTGLFNSAWVGFDNFKFFFSSPRAWEVTFNTLKLNFLFIIVGTLGAMALAILFNELRSRWFSRVTQSTILFPHFLSWVIVSYIIYSLLSTDYGILNRILAFFHIDPVNWYASPQYWTWILTTAAVWKDLGMNLVIYLAAITGIDDSYYEAGRIDGATRWQLIRHITIPLMLPTISILTLLALGKIMYGSFDMIYAIVKDNGLLYPTVDVIDTYVFRSLRTIGNPAQAMAVGLYQSVVGFILVWGSNKIVKKVNPDHALF from the coding sequence ATGAAAAAAAGCCGCTCCGGCTTCCTGCGCGAAATCCGTTCGAACGGATCCGCCTATCTGCTCGTCGTACCGGCTGCCATCTATACGCTGGTCTTCGGCTATTTCACGCTTCCGTACATGCTCATTGCGTTTCAGAAATTCAACTTCAAGACAGGACTCTTCAATTCCGCCTGGGTCGGCTTTGACAATTTCAAGTTCTTCTTCTCGTCGCCCCGGGCGTGGGAGGTCACCTTCAACACCTTGAAGCTCAATTTTCTATTCATCATCGTCGGCACGCTCGGAGCCATGGCGCTGGCCATTCTGTTCAATGAACTGCGCAGCCGCTGGTTCTCGAGGGTGACGCAATCCACCATTCTGTTCCCGCATTTCTTGTCATGGGTCATCGTCAGCTACATCATCTATAGCTTGCTGTCGACCGATTACGGCATCCTGAACCGGATCCTGGCGTTCTTCCATATTGATCCCGTCAACTGGTACGCCTCGCCACAGTACTGGACGTGGATCCTTACGACCGCGGCGGTCTGGAAGGACCTCGGGATGAACCTCGTCATCTATCTGGCGGCCATTACGGGGATTGATGACAGTTATTACGAAGCCGGCCGGATCGACGGCGCTACCCGCTGGCAGCTCATCCGCCATATCACCATTCCGCTCATGCTGCCGACCATATCCATCCTGACCCTGCTGGCCTTGGGCAAAATCATGTACGGCAGCTTCGACATGATCTATGCCATCGTGAAGGACAACGGACTGCTGTATCCGACCGTCGACGTTATTGACACGTATGTGTTCCGTTCCCTTCGCACCATCGGGAATCCGGCACAGGCCATGGCCGTCGGACTGTATCAATCCGTGGTCGGCTTTATTCTCGTATGGGGCAGCAACAAAATCGTGAAGAAGGTGAATCCGGACCATGCCTTGTTCTAA
- a CDS encoding carbohydrate ABC transporter permease, with translation MTSRPKFFDAVNTALIGIISILCILPMLLVLMVSFTDEASIKQFGYQLFPSELSLDAYKLLLFGSTPLYRSYMISIIVTVVGTILAVTITSMAGYTLAAKHIRYRNGLGLFFFITMVFNTGLVPWYLINLNLGMNNTIWALIIPSLVFNPFNLFLVRNYMSQIPPSLTEAAKIDGASDFYIAFRIYFPLCMPVLATITLFYGIAYWNNWFNAIMLVDNEKLYPLQYLLFKLNSEISMIQQMQSSGAILGTQTLPQESVKMATAILTIGPVVLFYPFLQRYFIKGLLIGSLKE, from the coding sequence ATGACGTCCAGACCTAAATTTTTCGACGCCGTAAACACCGCGCTGATCGGCATCATCTCCATTCTCTGCATCCTGCCGATGCTGCTTGTGCTCATGGTGTCCTTTACCGACGAAGCCAGCATTAAGCAATTCGGCTACCAGCTGTTCCCGAGCGAGCTGTCGCTGGATGCCTACAAGCTGCTCCTGTTCGGCAGCACGCCGCTGTACCGGAGTTACATGATCTCGATCATCGTGACGGTCGTCGGCACGATCCTTGCGGTCACCATCACGTCCATGGCCGGATATACGCTGGCCGCCAAGCACATCCGTTACCGCAACGGGCTCGGATTGTTCTTTTTCATTACCATGGTGTTTAACACGGGCCTGGTGCCCTGGTATCTGATCAACCTGAATCTCGGCATGAACAACACCATCTGGGCACTGATCATACCGTCCCTGGTGTTCAACCCGTTCAACCTGTTTCTCGTGCGCAACTACATGTCCCAAATTCCGCCATCCCTTACGGAGGCGGCCAAGATCGACGGCGCAAGCGATTTCTATATCGCGTTCCGGATCTACTTCCCGCTGTGCATGCCCGTCCTTGCAACGATCACGCTGTTCTACGGCATTGCCTACTGGAACAACTGGTTCAACGCCATCATGCTGGTGGACAACGAGAAGCTGTATCCCCTTCAGTATCTGCTGTTTAAGCTGAACTCCGAGATCAGCATGATCCAACAAATGCAGAGCAGCGGAGCCATTCTCGGCACCCAGACGCTTCCTCAGGAATCGGTGAAGATGGCCACCGCCATTCTCACGATCGGCCCGGTGGTGCTGTTCTATCCGTTCCTGCAGCGATATTTTATTAAAGGGCTGTTGATTGGCTCTTTGAAGGAGTAA
- a CDS encoding NUDIX domain-containing protein: MSFHDTYRFGVHAIISNADGKLLLLKRTYGNKGWSLPGGGVDPGETIHGAIFRECREELGITLHDAVLTGFYYHSHINAQVGIFRCSIPLHEEIILSSEHSEYKWAELSELSEVQRLRAQDALAYQGEVKSRAF, translated from the coding sequence TTGAGCTTTCATGATACGTACAGATTTGGTGTGCATGCCATCATATCGAACGCCGACGGCAAGCTGCTCTTATTAAAACGGACCTATGGGAACAAGGGATGGAGTTTGCCCGGAGGCGGGGTCGACCCCGGCGAAACGATCCATGGAGCCATTTTCCGCGAATGCCGCGAAGAACTGGGCATCACCCTACATGATGCGGTTTTGACCGGATTTTATTATCACAGTCATATCAACGCACAGGTCGGCATATTCCGCTGTTCGATCCCTCTTCATGAGGAAATTATCCTTAGTTCGGAGCACTCTGAGTATAAATGGGCCGAGTTGTCGGAGCTGAGCGAAGTTCAGCGGTTAAGGGCCCAGGATGCATTGGCTTATCAAGGAGAAGTTAAAAGCCGAGCGTTTTAG